Part of the Arvicanthis niloticus isolate mArvNil1 chromosome 2, mArvNil1.pat.X, whole genome shotgun sequence genome, GGGCAACATGTGGATAATTTAGCATTCATAAAAATGAGACCAATTCAGTCTGTATATTTCATAATAAATGACATTTGTAGACCAATGTTTTTACTTGACAGTTTGTAGAATGACATGTAATGGAGAAACTAGTAAAAATTTTCAACCATAATTCAATCTTTTCACAGAAAGCACCATAAATGCCCAAAATcatggataaggaaaatgttaCTGAAGTGACAGAATTCATCCTTTTAGGATTCACAGGAGATGTGGTGTTGCAGCAGGTACTCTTTGTCATCTTCCTCACCATTTACATCATCAGTCTGCTAGGGAACATCACCCTGATTTCTCTTATCTGTGCCGATTCCCTactccacacacccatgtattTCTTCATTGGAAACTTGTCATTCCTGGATCTTTGGTATTCTTCTGTCTATGCCCCCAAAATCCTGATAACATGCATCTCTGAAGACAAGAGCATCTCTTTTGCTGGATGCCTGGCTCAGTTCTTTTTCTCTGCTGGGCTGGCCTACAGTGAATGCTACCTACTGGCTGCCATGGCTTATGATCGTTATGTGGCCATCTCCAACCCCTTGCTTTACTCCCAGGCTATGTCTCCAAGGTTATGTGGCAGTCTTGTTGCAGTATCCTACCTCGGTGGCTTTGCAAACTCCACCATTATCACCAGTGAGACATTCACTTTGAGCTTCTGTCGAGACAATATCATCGATGACTTCTTCTGTGATCTGCCTCCTCTTGTGAAGTTGGCGTGTGACGTGAAAGAGAGCTATCAGGCTGTGCTCTATTTCATATTGGCTTCTAATGTCATCACTCCCACTGTGCTTATTTTGGCTTCCTACCTCTTCATCATTGCAGCTATCCTGAAGATCCGCACTACCCAGGGCCGCCTCAAGGCCTTCTCCACATGTGGTTCCCACCTGACAGCTGTCACTTTGTACTATGGTTCAATTCTCTTCATTTACTCCCGGCCAAGCACAAGTTATGCTCTGGAGAGGGACAAAGTGGTGTCAGTGTTTTACACTGTAGTGATTCCAATGCTGAACCCTTTGATCTATAGTTTACGAAATAAAGATGTCAAGGATGCCTTGAGGAAAATGTTAGACACATTCAAGTtgccatgaagaaaaaaataggcaaagcattttaaaatcatttatcatCATGCAATTGTTCTTAGATGGTATTATCAGAAATTAGTATTCTAGGGATAAAAGGTAATTTCTTAGTGTACATACAGAGGTCTGTGTTTTCTACATGTTAAACTGTATTTCTTGAGACAATTGGATATTATTAACTTACCcagctattataaacaatgaattcaagaaattcttaggtaaatggatggaactagaaaatatcctgagtgagataagccaatcacaaaaacaaacacacatggtatgcactcactgataattagatattagcccaaatgttcacaatatccaagatacaactcacagaccacatgaagctcatgaacaaggaagaccaaagtgtgggtgctttggcccttcttagaaggggtaacaaaatactcatgggagaaaatatggagacaaagtgtgggacagaaactgaaggacggaccatccagagactggtatccatcccttgtgcagtcaccaaaggtagacactgatgtggatgtcaggaagtgcattctgacaggagcctgatacagctgtctccttagaggtctgccagagcctaaaaTATATAGAGATGAAAGCTCACAGCAAACCATTGAGCTgaccatggggttcccaatggagaagggtgaaagaagactgaaggagctgaaagggtttgtggcctcatgaggagagcaacaataccaaccagccagagctcccagggtctaaaccaccaggctgggagcacatagggaaggacccatggctccagctgtatatgtaggggaggatgacagtgtcaggaaaaggtgggtgaggaagcccttggtccagTAAAGGATGGATGCACCAGTGTAGAAGAAATCATGGGTGGGAAGGTGGAagtaggagggtgggtggggcatatcctcatagaagcagaagaagggggataagatagggttggggggaggagaaaggggattacatctgaaatgtaaataaaatatccaataaaaaattaaaacagttctCTTTCCTATTCAATAGCCCAtccttttcaattattttaaaaattttcatattttagtaATTATTCAAATGTACATATGGAATAAATTGTCATCATATTCAACACTTTAATGgcacaaatatatttttgtttgtttgtttatctatgctgtgtatttctgtgtgtgtgtgtgtgtttaagtgtgtgtgtgttagtgccaGCAGCACAAAAATGCTAAGGTGTGCAGATGGAGGTCAGTGTACAAACTCTGCTTTCTATCTTTTTTGAAATAAGCTTTTTCTGTTGCTCAGAGCTATGTAAAACAGACTGTAAGTGCACAGGTATTCTCAGCTTCTCACTTTATTACAGGGACAGAAGTATGTAGAACATGTACTTTGGTTTATGTGATATTTGAGTATTTAAATTCAAATCCTATttctattaaataataaataagattaggaaaaaaataagCTTACTCAATTTTCTTCctaactttatttattatttaattatcacACTAAGATAGGTTTCATTATGGTATTTTCAatcaaattttttctttattctcttttcctctttctccctatCCCTCTGACACTGCTTGTGTTCTTCCCTGAAGACCTTTGTCCACTTTCATTGTTAGtgtattctttccttcctccatacCTTATTTTATCCTTCTCTTCAGATTTCAAACTTTATtctcatgcctgtgtgtgtgtgtgtgtgtgtgtgtgtgtgtgtaggcataaACATTGTAATTAAAAGCTGGAATTCATATATGGGAGAACatgcaatatttatttttctgaggctAGGTTACTTTACTTCAAATAATATTTTCCAGATGCATCCAACTTTCTGTAGATTCTATTTTTCCTCACAACTAAACAGaattttatcacacacacacacacacacacacacacacacacacacacatacacacctttacacatgcatatactacATGCTGATAACAGACCTGATAACAATTTGAAATTCATCTATTGCTTATATTGGGCATTCTGTATTATAATTATACAGCAAAATCTTAGTAAGACAGAATAGGTGAATTGTTTTTGACTTCATTGCCTCTGGTATTCTGTACAGTTCTGATAGAAGCATGAGTTAGTTTCAATCTCCTAACCTCATATTTGAAATCAGATATAGTGTTTTCacagagatttcttttctttttaatgtttaaatatatttatctattgATTTTGCATCTATGTATGTTCCCTACAAATGTTTATGCATGCCACATATGTACAGAAGCCCATGAAGAACATAACATAACATCAAATCCACTGGACTTTGTAGGTGTCAAATACTTACAAATTCATGAGAAACTGCAAGTATGAGGCAGAAAATTTTGTGTAATATCTACTGGCCcagttttctttacttttttattaattgttttatttatttatttatttattttttaagtttattttatttatttttttgttttttgttttttgtttgtttgtttgtttttgagacagggtttctctgtacagccttggctgtcctggaactcactcggtagaccaggctggcctcgaactcagaaatccacctgcctctgcctcccaagtgctgggattaaaggcatgggccaccactgcctggctctgttttatttatttacatttcaaatgttgtccatCTTCCTAGCCCCCCTCCCTGAACTCCCCATCGCCTCCCACTCCTCTTTGCTTCTAAGGAGGTGTTGTCTCATCCATTCACTCACTCCTCTCTCAATCCTCTAGGATCTCCCTTCTCTAgggtatcaagcctccacaggacgaAGTGCCacccttcccactgatgccagataaggcagtcctctgttacatatgtagcagcaGCCATGACCAGCCTAAGTATAGTATTTGGTtagtggcttagtccctgggagctctgagggagtTGTTGTTGATACA contains:
- the LOC117704257 gene encoding olfactory receptor 9G19-like gives rise to the protein MPKIMDKENVTEVTEFILLGFTGDVVLQQVLFVIFLTIYIISLLGNITLISLICADSLLHTPMYFFIGNLSFLDLWYSSVYAPKILITCISEDKSISFAGCLAQFFFSAGLAYSECYLLAAMAYDRYVAISNPLLYSQAMSPRLCGSLVAVSYLGGFANSTIITSETFTLSFCRDNIIDDFFCDLPPLVKLACDVKESYQAVLYFILASNVITPTVLILASYLFIIAAILKIRTTQGRLKAFSTCGSHLTAVTLYYGSILFIYSRPSTSYALERDKVVSVFYTVVIPMLNPLIYSLRNKDVKDALRKMLDTFKLP